GCAACTGTGTCGGCCTCATTTTGCGCAAGTGATGGTTGATCTTGGTTTAGCCAATGACACTGGCCGAGTATTCGACCGTTGGTTAGGGAATGGTAAACCTGCCGCGGCTAGTATCGAATGGCCGGATATTAGCGCAGTGGTTGCAGCAATTGCCTCGGCAGGCGGATTGGCAGTGATAGCACACCCCATGCATTACAAGATGACGCGGAGTAAGCTTGAGTCATTAATGGCTGATTTTGCCGAATATGGCGGGCACGCCGTCGAAGTTGCCACCCCTGATCTACAATTAAACGGTGTTCAGTCGCTGATTGATCGGGCGGCGAAGTACGGGCTGATCGCCTCTGGCGGCAGTGACTTTCACAATAGTTCTTGGGGTGGCCGCGGCGTAGGAAAATTTCCGCAGTTACCAGAAAATACGGCAAGTGTTGTATCTGCCCTTGTAGCAGGAGAAGCATTATGAGTCAGTTTTTCCAGATTCACCCCGAAAACCCTCAGCTACGGCTAATTCGCCAAGCTGTAACCATCATGCGTGACGGAGGTGTCATTGCCTACCCAACGGATTCGGGCTACGCGCTAGGCTGTATGTTGGGACGAAAGCGAGCGATTGAGCGAATTCGCCGAATTCGTCGTTTGGATAGCAAGCATCCGTTGAGTTTGGTTTGTGGCGATTTATCATCCGTTGGCGTGTATGCCAAAGTTGATAACACCGATTACCGGATGCTGAAAGCGGCAATGCCGGGTGCCTTTACCTTTATTCTTAACGCAACCACAGAAGTCCCACGGCAGATGATGCACCCAAAACGACGCACCATTGGTATTAGAGTGCCTAACAACGCGATCACTCAAGCGCTATTACTGGAGTTGGGTGAGCCTATTATTAGCACTACCATGATTCCACCGAATGAGCATGACGCGCTGTTCGATCCGATTGAAATTCGCGAGCGCTGGGAACACGAACTGGACTTGATCGTTGACGGCGGGTCTGTTCCTCCAGAGGAGACCACGGTGATCGATCTGACTTCCCACGTACCTGAACTGGTTCGTAAAGGGGCCGGCGACTGGACGCCATTTTTCGCTGACGAACCCGCGTAAAATGGGTACACTGGTGAATAACTCAACGGAGGGGGCGGGCATGGACAACGAAACTGATGACGGTGTGATCGTCGCAGGCGCGGCCGTGACTGAGCTGCCAAAGGACCTATTTATCCCCCCCGATGCACTGAAGGTCATTCTGGAGTCGTTTCAGGGACCGCTGGATCTGCTGCTTTACCTAATTCGTAAGCAAAATATCGACATCCTCGATATCAACGTTGCTGAGATTACTCGCCAATACATGGCTTACATCGACATGATGCACAGTCTGGAGCTTGAACTAGCGTCGGAGTACTTAGTCATGGCTGCAACGCTTGCAGAGATCAAGTCTCGCATGCTGCTGCCGCGCAGTGCCGAATACGACGAGGACGAAGAAGATCCTCGTGCAGCGTTGATCAGACGCCTTCAGGAGTATGAGCGTTTCAAGGCGGCGGCACTGCGGATTGATAACCTACCCAGAGTTGGTCGTGATATTTATCTCGCCGAGCCAGCAAGCTATGAACCTATTGTTGAACGCTCACATCCTGATGTTTACCTCGGCGAATTAAGCCTGGCATTTGCCGAGGCGCTAAAGCGAGCGAGTATGTTTGAATCTCACCAGGTTGCGAGAGAGCAACTGAGCACCCGGGAACGTATGTCTCAGATTCTTGACCGGCTTGCGGGTAGAACAGAATTATCGAGATTTAGTGAGTTGTTCGATGCACGAGAGGGTCGGCAAGGTGTAGTCGTCACCTTCTTAGCAATTATGGAGCTAATCAAAGAATCGCTACTGGACATTGTGCAGTCTGAACAATTTGGAGAAATTCGCGTTAAGCGTCGTGAGGAGGTGGCTTTTAATGGATAAAATAACCCGTGCTAATATCGTTGAAGCGCTGATCTTTACTTCAGATGAGCCGGTAAGCAAAGAGCGAATGAAGCGCATTTTCGCCGATGCGCCACCTACTTCGGCAGAGCTCGATGAATGTTTAGCCATGATTGCTGAAAGGCAGTGCGGTGGAGTGCAGCTTCAACGGGTAGCAAGTGGTTGGCGATTCGCCGCTATAGAGCAGGCCATCCCCTATCTTTCAACTCAGCATGAAGACCGGCCACAAAAATATTCACGAGCAATGCTGGAAACTCTGGCGCTAATAGCGTATAAGCAGCCCCTCACACGGGGTGAGATTGAAGATGTTCGCGGTGTAGCAGTAAGTTCGCACATCATGCGAACGCTGAGCGAACGTGGGTGGGTGAAAGTAGTAGGTCATAAAGAAGTACCTGGAAGGCCTTCACTTTATGCCACAACGCCTGCTTTTTTGGATTATTTCAACCTGAGATCATTAAGTGAGCTACCTTCATTAGATGAGCTGCGTGATTTAGAGGAAATCGGCCGCGATGTATTTAGCAGCGCCGAGAGTACGGATGATTATACTAGCGTAACGCACGAGAGTGATGATTACGCCCTAAACGAGGAAAACTAAGCCAGATGAGTAATGGCGAGAAGATTCAAAAGGCACTTGCTGCAAGCGGTGTCGCGTCACGACGTGAGGTCGAACGCATGATTGCTGACGGTAAGATTACTGTCGATGGCGAACAGGCTCACGTAGGAATGCGCATTAGTGGTACCGAGCGTATCGAAGTTGAAGGAAAACGAGTTCGTCTAGCAACGTTGGATCGACGCAGAGTTATTCTCTATCACAAACGTGAAGGCGAGGTGTGTACACGTAAAGACCCTGAGGGTCGTCCAACCGTATTTGCCAATCTCCCGTCTATTAATGGCGAGCGCTGGATTAGCGTGGGGCGCTTGGACATTAATACAAGCGGACTATTGTTATTTACGAATGATGGGGAGCTTGCCAACCGGTTGATGCACCCACGATATAACATGGATCGTGAGTACGCTGTTCGTGTTCACGGCGATGTGACCGATGAAATGCTCGGCCGTTTGAAGGAGGGTGTTTGGCTTGAAGATGGGATGGCCAAGTTCACTGATATCCGCAAAGGTAATAACGAGACCGAGGGGCGCAACAGTTGGTTCTACTGCGCACTGCTAGAGGGGCGAAATCGCGAGGTTCGTCGTCTTTGGGAGTCTCAGGAAGTTGAAGTAAGTAGATTGAAGAGGGTGCGCTACGGGCCCGTGTTCATTCCTTCTCACCTCACACAAGGCTCTTGGTTGGAGCTACCGCCACAGGATGTTTCCGTGTTGCTTCGCGAAGTGGAATTGCACGGTGAGAAACACAAGTTGACCCCCGATCAGCTGGCGCAATTCAAACGTCAGAATACACGCTTGCGTCGTAAGGCCGAGCGCAGTAAAAAGCCGAAGCGCTAAAGCACAGCAAATTGGCTAATCGCTAGGGTTCAAGCTAAGTGTTGAATATCTAACGGTTGATATAAAAAAAGCGAGCTAGTTAGCTCGCTTTTTTTATGGCTGAACACTAAGTGTACTCAGTAGCTTAGCTGTTCACCTGACACGCCAATGCTGTCGTCACTTAGCAAGTAGAGGTACCACGGCATTAATTCCTCGGCACTTTTCACTGCAGCAGGGTTTTCAGCGGGGTAGGCGCCGGCACGCATCGCGGTGCGCGTTGCGCCGGGATTGAAGGTGTTGCAGCGAACGTTGGAGATGCCATCAAGCTCGTCAGCAAGGGTTAAGGCTAGGCCCTCGGTAGCAAATTTCGAAACGCCGTAAGCACCCCAGTGTGCGCGGGCGGTTCTGCCAACACTTGAAGAGGTGAATACCATTGAGCTATGAGCCGGAATTTCAAGTAGCGGCAACATGGCCTTGCTGAGTAAAAATGCGGCATTGACGTTGACCTGCATAACACGTTGCCAGGTGTCGGCAGGGTAGCTAGCAATAGGTGAGCGCCTACCCAGTAGTGAGGCGTTATGAACAAGGCCGTCCAGGCGGCCGTATTCAGTTTCTATGGCTGCTGCTAGGGTGTTGTAGTCGTCTTCGCTAGCGCCGCTTAAATCGAACGCTAGGATGGCAGGCTCTGGAGCGCCCAGTGCGCAAATTTCGTCATAGGTGTTCGCGAGCTTTGCGGTGGTTCTGCCAAGTAGCAGCACGGTTGCACCATGTTTTGCGGCGGTAATGCTTAAGGTTTTACCAATACCATCGCCCGCACCCGTGATTAGGATAACGCGATCTTTAAGGCAGTCTTTTGATGCTTGATAGTTTGGGATAGGTGTTGTCATTAGGATTCAGGTCGCTTCGTGTGGAACATATAGTTTACATCAAGATCATTCGCATTCAGTTTGTACTGCTTGGTGAATGGGTTATAAGTGAGCCCAGTGCTGTCCACCAGTTGTAGGCCGGCATCGCGAATAGCGCTCGCAAGTTCGGAAGGTTTGATGAACTTGCTGTACTCGTGGGTACCTTTAGGAAGCATTTGCAGTAAGTACTCGGCGCCGAGGATGGCAAAGGCATAGGATTTTGGATTGCGATTGAGTGTGGAGAAAAACACTTGGCCGCCCGGCTTTACGAGCTTAGCGCAGGCGCGAACAATAGAGGCTGGATCCGGAACGTGCTCAAGCATTTCCATGCACGTGACCACGTCGAAGCTAGCTGGCGCTTCGTCGGCGAGTTCTTCAACGGGTACTTGGCGATACTCAATCGTCAGTCCAGACTCAAGGGCGTGTAACTTAGCAACGCTGAGTGGCGCCTCACCCATGTCAATCCCGGTGCTGACACTACCGCGTTGGACGCAGGCCTCGGTAAGTAAGCCACCGCCGCAGCCCACATCTAGATGGCGCTTGCCGGGGAGATTGGAACGCTCATCAATATAGTTAGCGCGCAGCGGGTTGATCTGATGTAACGGTTTAAATTCGCTATTTGGATCCCACCATTTATGGGCGAGCTGCTCAAATTTCGCAATTTCACTAGGGTCGACATTCGGCGGTGTTTTTTCCACGCGTCTTTCCTCTTTTCAAAGTCAGTTATAGCCACAGTCTACACCTTTATTTGCCTAGCATCAGCCCCAAAAGATTAGTCTGTACATTGACGTGCCAATTACCCTGAAAAAGGGTATGAAAAATAATGAGTTATGGTACACTAAAATTCATATTTTAAGCGTTGTAGCGTAAGCCCTATATACGAATAACAAGGGGCGTTCAAAGCCACGTATTCAACCACAATAAGGAAACTCTTATCAGATGGGTGAGTTAGCACAAGAAGTACTGCCAATTAACATTGAGGATGAACTTAAACAAAGTTACCTCGATTATGCGATGAGTGTGATTGTTGGGCGTGCATTGCCTGACGTTCGCGATGGAATGAAACCAGTACATCGTCGCGTCTTGTTCGCCATGAGCGAGCTTAAAAATGACTTCAACAAGCCCTACAAAAAGTCGGCGCGTGTTGTGGGTGATGTTATCGGTAAATACCATCCCCATGGTGATTCTGCGGTTTACGACACTATCGTTCGAATGGCTCAGCCTTTCTCGCTGCGTTATCCGCTTGTTGATGGCCAAGGTAACTTCGGTTCCATTGATGGCGATAACGCCGCAGCAATGCGTTACACCGAAGTTCGTATGGCTAAAGTGGCGCATGAGCTACTAGCAGACCTAGATAAAGAAACGGTTGATTTCGTTCCTAACTATGACGGTACGGAACATATCCCGGCGGTACTGCCAACTCGCGTTCCGAATCTTCTCGTTAACGGTGCTTCTGGTATCGCGGTAGGTATGGCCACGAATATTCCGCCGCACAATCTGAAGGAAGTAGTGGGTGCATGTCTTCACTTGATTGAAAACCCGCATGCAACAATTGAAGAGCTAATGGAGTTTGTACCCGGTCCTGACTTCCCTACCGCGGCTATCATCAACGGTCGAGCAGGCATTGTGGATGCCTATCGCACCGGTCGTGGTCGAATTCGTATTCGCGCTCAGGCAGACGTTGAAACCAATGATAAGACGGGCCGAGACACCATTGTTGTTAATGAAATTCCATATCAAGTCAACAAAGCTCGATTAATTGAAAAGATTGCTGAGCTTGTTAAGGATAAGAAGCTTGAAGGTATTTCTGAGCTTCGTGATGAATCTGATAAAGACGGCCTCCGCATTGTCATTGAGCTTAAGCGTGGCGAACAGGGTGATATCGTCCTTAATAATCTGTTTAAACAAACTCAGCTTGAGACTGTTTTCGGTATCAATATGGTAGCGTTGGCGGACGGCCAACCGCAGACCTTAAACCTGCATCAGATGCTGACACATTTTATCCGTCACCGCCAAGAGGTGGTTACGCGTCGTACTGTGTATTTACTTCGTAAAGCACGTGAACGAGGCCATATCCTTGAAGGTTATGCGGTAGCGTTAGCGAATATTGATCCAATCATTAAGGTGATTCGAAATTCGCCGTCACCAGCTGAAGCAAAGGTGCTATTACTAGAGCAATATTGGGATGCTAGTGCTATTAATGCCATGCTTGCGAGCGCAGGTACTACGGATTCGCGTCCGGATGGCTTGGCAGCAGAATTTGGGCTTAGCGATAAAGGCTACAAGCTATCTCCGGTTCAGGCGCAGGCTATCTTAGAGCTTCGTTTACATCGCTTAACCGGTATGGAGCATGACAAGCTCATCGGTGAGTACAAAGAAAAGTTGGCTCAGATTGCTCGTTTCCTCGAAATACTTGGCTCTAAAGAAGAGCTAATGGGTGTTATTCAGCAGGAGCTGACCGCCATTACTGAAGAATACGGTGATGAGAGGCGTTCCGTTTTTCAGGCCTCTACGCATGATCTGAACGTTGAAGATCTAATTGCCCCTGAAGAGCGTGTGGTGACAATCTCTCACCAAGGTTATGCAAAAACTCAGTCGTTGAGTGATTATCAAGCTCAGCGTCGCGGTGGCATGGGTAAGAGTGCTACGGCGGTTAAGGATGAGGATTTTGTAGAGCATCTGACGATTGCTAATACCCATACCATGATGCTGTTCTTTACCAATATGGGTAAGGTTTATTGGCTGAAGGTCTTCCAGATTCCTCTTGCTTCGCGCGGTGCGCGTGGGCGTCCAATGGTTAATCTTCTCAACCTTGATGAAGGTGAACGCGTGACCTCCATGCTGCCAGTAGAAGAATACACTGAAGATAAGTTCATCTTCTTCGCAACGGCCAACGGTACCGTTAAGAAGACACCGCTCATGGCGTTCTCACGCCAACGCAGCGTTGGTCTCATTGCAATTGACCTTGTTGATGATGACGTATTGGTCTCAACGGCTATTACCGATGGCGAGCAGGATGTGATGCTGTTGTCTAGTGAAGGTAAGTCAGTCCGCTTCCGCGAGTCAGACGTCCGCTCAATGGGTCGAACAGCCAAGGGTGTTCGTGGTATTCGATTACCCGAGACGCATTCAGTGTTATCAATGATTATCCCTGAGGAGAATGGTTATATTCTCACGGTCTCAGAGAATGGCTACGGCAAGCGTACCAGTGTTGAAGAATATCCGTGTAAGGGGCGTGGCGGTAAAGGTGTCATTGCCATGACCTGTAGTGAGCGTAACGGTTCAGTAGTGGGTGCGGTTCAGGTGAAGTCCGGTGACGAAATTATGTTGATTTCGGATCAGGGAACATTGATTCGTACACGCACCGACGAAATTTCTCAGTCTGGGCGTAATACCCAGGGCGTTCGGGTTATTCGTGTTAAGGGTGATGAAAACTTAGTGTCGATGGCGCGAATCGATGAATCTCAGATTCAAGAAGAGTTGCCAACAGAAGAAGAAGACGCTGAGAATTTAGTTGAGCTCAACGCTGACACGGCTACGAATGACACAGCTGTGG
The DNA window shown above is from Umboniibacter marinipuniceus and carries:
- a CDS encoding PHP domain-containing protein codes for the protein MKHAINTWDFHFHSNLSDGAHSPEELADFCVAAGLTAAALTDHDTTAGISRFRAAAADRFRVISGIEFSSRWQRQNIHVVGLGFDVNHAAIIEMIELQTQLRNERNSKIAKRLAKLVAGEPDILALAQAHSGEGQLCRPHFAQVMVDLGLANDTGRVFDRWLGNGKPAAASIEWPDISAVVAAIASAGGLAVIAHPMHYKMTRSKLESLMADFAEYGGHAVEVATPDLQLNGVQSLIDRAAKYGLIASGGSDFHNSSWGGRGVGKFPQLPENTASVVSALVAGEAL
- a CDS encoding L-threonylcarbamoyladenylate synthase, giving the protein MSQFFQIHPENPQLRLIRQAVTIMRDGGVIAYPTDSGYALGCMLGRKRAIERIRRIRRLDSKHPLSLVCGDLSSVGVYAKVDNTDYRMLKAAMPGAFTFILNATTEVPRQMMHPKRRTIGIRVPNNAITQALLLELGEPIISTTMIPPNEHDALFDPIEIRERWEHELDLIVDGGSVPPEETTVIDLTSHVPELVRKGAGDWTPFFADEPA
- a CDS encoding segregation and condensation protein A: MDNETDDGVIVAGAAVTELPKDLFIPPDALKVILESFQGPLDLLLYLIRKQNIDILDINVAEITRQYMAYIDMMHSLELELASEYLVMAATLAEIKSRMLLPRSAEYDEDEEDPRAALIRRLQEYERFKAAALRIDNLPRVGRDIYLAEPASYEPIVERSHPDVYLGELSLAFAEALKRASMFESHQVAREQLSTRERMSQILDRLAGRTELSRFSELFDAREGRQGVVVTFLAIMELIKESLLDIVQSEQFGEIRVKRREEVAFNG
- the scpB gene encoding SMC-Scp complex subunit ScpB; translation: MDKITRANIVEALIFTSDEPVSKERMKRIFADAPPTSAELDECLAMIAERQCGGVQLQRVASGWRFAAIEQAIPYLSTQHEDRPQKYSRAMLETLALIAYKQPLTRGEIEDVRGVAVSSHIMRTLSERGWVKVVGHKEVPGRPSLYATTPAFLDYFNLRSLSELPSLDELRDLEEIGRDVFSSAESTDDYTSVTHESDDYALNEEN
- a CDS encoding pseudouridine synthase, producing the protein MSNGEKIQKALAASGVASRREVERMIADGKITVDGEQAHVGMRISGTERIEVEGKRVRLATLDRRRVILYHKREGEVCTRKDPEGRPTVFANLPSINGERWISVGRLDINTSGLLLFTNDGELANRLMHPRYNMDREYAVRVHGDVTDEMLGRLKEGVWLEDGMAKFTDIRKGNNETEGRNSWFYCALLEGRNREVRRLWESQEVEVSRLKRVRYGPVFIPSHLTQGSWLELPPQDVSVLLREVELHGEKHKLTPDQLAQFKRQNTRLRRKAERSKKPKR
- a CDS encoding YciK family oxidoreductase, which encodes MTTPIPNYQASKDCLKDRVILITGAGDGIGKTLSITAAKHGATVLLLGRTTAKLANTYDEICALGAPEPAILAFDLSGASEDDYNTLAAAIETEYGRLDGLVHNASLLGRRSPIASYPADTWQRVMQVNVNAAFLLSKAMLPLLEIPAHSSMVFTSSSVGRTARAHWGAYGVSKFATEGLALTLADELDGISNVRCNTFNPGATRTAMRAGAYPAENPAAVKSAEELMPWYLYLLSDDSIGVSGEQLSY
- the ubiG gene encoding bifunctional 2-polyprenyl-6-hydroxyphenol methylase/3-demethylubiquinol 3-O-methyltransferase UbiG — encoded protein: MEKTPPNVDPSEIAKFEQLAHKWWDPNSEFKPLHQINPLRANYIDERSNLPGKRHLDVGCGGGLLTEACVQRGSVSTGIDMGEAPLSVAKLHALESGLTIEYRQVPVEELADEAPASFDVVTCMEMLEHVPDPASIVRACAKLVKPGGQVFFSTLNRNPKSYAFAILGAEYLLQMLPKGTHEYSKFIKPSELASAIRDAGLQLVDSTGLTYNPFTKQYKLNANDLDVNYMFHTKRPES
- the gyrA gene encoding DNA gyrase subunit A, whose translation is MGELAQEVLPINIEDELKQSYLDYAMSVIVGRALPDVRDGMKPVHRRVLFAMSELKNDFNKPYKKSARVVGDVIGKYHPHGDSAVYDTIVRMAQPFSLRYPLVDGQGNFGSIDGDNAAAMRYTEVRMAKVAHELLADLDKETVDFVPNYDGTEHIPAVLPTRVPNLLVNGASGIAVGMATNIPPHNLKEVVGACLHLIENPHATIEELMEFVPGPDFPTAAIINGRAGIVDAYRTGRGRIRIRAQADVETNDKTGRDTIVVNEIPYQVNKARLIEKIAELVKDKKLEGISELRDESDKDGLRIVIELKRGEQGDIVLNNLFKQTQLETVFGINMVALADGQPQTLNLHQMLTHFIRHRQEVVTRRTVYLLRKARERGHILEGYAVALANIDPIIKVIRNSPSPAEAKVLLLEQYWDASAINAMLASAGTTDSRPDGLAAEFGLSDKGYKLSPVQAQAILELRLHRLTGMEHDKLIGEYKEKLAQIARFLEILGSKEELMGVIQQELTAITEEYGDERRSVFQASTHDLNVEDLIAPEERVVTISHQGYAKTQSLSDYQAQRRGGMGKSATAVKDEDFVEHLTIANTHTMMLFFTNMGKVYWLKVFQIPLASRGARGRPMVNLLNLDEGERVTSMLPVEEYTEDKFIFFATANGTVKKTPLMAFSRQRSVGLIAIDLVDDDVLVSTAITDGEQDVMLLSSEGKSVRFRESDVRSMGRTAKGVRGIRLPETHSVLSMIIPEENGYILTVSENGYGKRTSVEEYPCKGRGGKGVIAMTCSERNGSVVGAVQVKSGDEIMLISDQGTLIRTRTDEISQSGRNTQGVRVIRVKGDENLVSMARIDESQIQEELPTEEEDAENLVELNADTATNDTAVDGESTDNSNTSSD